The Hyla sarda isolate aHylSar1 chromosome 2, aHylSar1.hap1, whole genome shotgun sequence genome includes the window tttgccatggccttcacaatctcctgacctcaacataattgaaaatctatggatagaccttaaaagagcagtgcgtgatagaaagcccagaaatctcaaagaaccgcAAGACTTTTGTAGggaagaatgggcaaatatacctcaaacaagaattgaaagactcttggctggctacaaaaagcgtttacaagctgtgatacttgccaaagggggcagtacaagatattaactctgcagggtgccgaaacttttgcagatgccatttttttgttttctgttattttgaaagtgtaaatgatggaaataaaatctaaattttgttgacatattataagaatgtctaatctgtaatttgatgccttttggagatttttccatctttccttggcttctttatgcacattaatacatttttctacctggggtgcccaaacttttgatcccctctGTACATATTTTGCTGCAGGTAGATCCCCATGTAGCAGATCCCAGAATATTTAAAGACTGGGAGCTCTAGTGCTCATGGAGTGGTAGCATAGTCAATACAACAGGTCCAAGAAAGTGGTCTCAATGGGATAGGACAGGGAACAAGACCACAGCCTGGAATGAAGCCAGGGGTCAGAGCCAGAAAAAGAACAACAGTTGTCCTATATTAAGGCCTTCAGTTGCCTTGCACTGTTACCCCAAAACCTAAGGTGAAGAGAAAGGATGTGCCTGGAACCAGAAAGGCTCAAATTAGGACTATAGGATGAGATATCTGGTTGCCTTTGGATGGGCCCATCATATGAATCCACTGCCTCTAACTGAAACATAGTGCTGGATCTGAGCAACGTGAGTAAAGTAATCTGAAACTGACTCTTTgagtctagttaaaggggtattccaggattgttttttatttgactatgctacaggggctgtaaagttagtgttgttcataatatagtgtctgtacctgtgtgtgatggttttctcacaattcttctgtgattttcaccccactatttatttttatcagcatacaaaatgactgttgtctcggatttttcccagctgcaatgcggccgagacctaactcactaggcagctgatgacagggagcctgtctgcttcaatgggtggagggatcgcttggtgggagagagagatcaatctgcaactaatgcaacagctgtaggcaccctgattgaaaaccacagttcttttgaatggatgcagctcatttatgtttcaatgggtgggatggcttataagagggagggaggaaaatggaattgtgggatttgtactcAAAAAAAGAaagatcaaacaggaaataccagttcacaaaaagctagccacagtgttaaggtaatcccacaaaatagccatttagccccaagacaagcgcagatcctacctaagcatgtccattactgtctgccaggtatgtactaaaatcaccttatggtggataacccctttaatcttatgaTATTGCTGTGTTTAGCATTGTGCTAACTGACTGTATAAGGGGTAATGTAATTAATTTAGCTTTATTCAACCTtacctgctttttttttatttttttgctgcaatTTCTCTTTTACAAAAAGCACAATGAATCAGCTCAGATTTGACAGAATACAGTGTGAAAAGTTTTAAAAACCTACCTGACACTGAAGTTGAATTCAGTTCCACAGGAAATGTCATTGTTGTATTGccttgaagagttgacatttCTTGGGTTGGAAGAACAGTTATTGTGCTATTGCTTTCATTAATGGTGCTGCTCACATGTCCTGTCTCTGATGCAATAGCAGATGTAAGCAAAGTTGTGGAAGCAATGACTGTGCTGCTCTCATGTTCTGTCTTTGGTACTGTGACAGATAAATTTAAAGTTGTGGAAGCAATGGTAATAGATCCAGCCTCAGTACTGTTCGAAGCAATGGTAATAGATCCAGCCTCAGTACTGTTCTTCACAGGTGTAGGTGTCGTTACAGGCGACAACCTAGTGGAATGAACAACACTGGAGCTTTCATTATAAAATGTTGAATTCAGACTTTTGTTCAAGACAGGAAAAAGTGTAGTTTCTGGGAAAGCTGATGTGTCAGTAGGCATGTTCTCTGTACTTACTGAAGCTGCCGCATGGCCTTCAGATGGAGTAACTCCACTTGTTGTGGCTTTGACATTCCAAAATGCAGATGTGCAAACAATGATGGAAAGAAATGCAGATATTGTTCTTGAAAACATTGCAACTGTCGTGCGTCAGTTCTTGAAATTACTAGAAATAAatacaaagaaaagaatttctgcttaTTACATGTACAAGAACTTGCATAATCTAACAGTATATATGCTAAACATATGTTAAATATCTAAAGTATTAACAATATGTAAATACTAATTTTTTAAATATGGCACTTCACTTCTCATATGCAAATAGATGTAGCAGAACTCAGTTTGCCACATCTTATCTTGTAATCCCAATGCTTTATCTGTGGTTTTAatgcctattaaaggggtattctggtatcaTAAAATAGTTTTTAAATAAATCCCCAAGatttataacttactaatatagtgttatcactaactgtactggcttcagcattcTTTTGTGTGATTAACCCCTAACAGAAGGTTGGGTAGTGCTTTCATTTTCATAGTGGTATTGCCTTCAGTTCCCCAACTCCTCCCTCTATCACAAGACAaggcatcatcctctgctgtctcaggggGCGGGGAAGGATCTTTTACACCCcttagtgatgtcatcacctctgaccagctcCTACAGCCCACATCACCATCTCTtgtgaaatgagatgttctgcaacagctctgggcttggaactggcaggagtgctgtgaGAGGGAAGTAGGCAAGGTGGGAGGACTGTGATAAAGAGCTGAAAGAAAGCAAtgtattctgggaattgtagtgctgAGCAACTGCTAAACCAGGGATCACAAGGATTATCTGAAATAGGAGGAGATCCAAAAACACtcaaaacaaatggatttttggtggtTTTAGAACAGGGGTAGGCAGGtaagctggagtacccctttaaactaccacAATGTTCTAAGATTTTGCCATGGTCTGCATAATTTGCAGTTATAAATATTGGCAGCAGTGGTTTGACTGCCAGAACCAGAGTAATCTGCAATCCCTGCTGACATGTTATAAGACATAAGATACAGATGACCCTTGCAGGTGGCGATGCTTCTACGACATGTTGCATGATAAATCTTTCCAAGGACCTTATTTGGTcatttatttttatactatatttaTATAATTCGTAATTTGGTATAATCATACACCTGACTACAATCCTTCAATATCCCTGTACCTAATAGA containing:
- the LOC130356624 gene encoding mucin-4-like; protein product: MFSRTISAFLSIIVCTSAFWNVKATTSGVTPSEGHAAASVSTENMPTDTSAFPETTLFPVLNKSLNSTFYNESSSVVHSTRLSPVTTPTPVKNSTEAGSITIASNSTEAGSITIASTTLNLSVTVPKTEHESSTVIASTTLLTSAIASETGHVSSTINESNSTITVLPTQEMSTLQGNTTMTFPVELNSTSVSDKIGNSMTYSETILTSIFSTILVVVLLTILAFCFNKYRKRRSQYSHHPLHENVYESEGYSPPDDTLVISGGLYDAPRIYNPNMTVLEEEDSQHDFVSFSSRPGQFRLEFLPGDKDTDPAYNASLRRNV